One Myxococcota bacterium genomic region harbors:
- a CDS encoding AAA family ATPase produces MYTGFYGLREKPFSLAPDPRYLFLSASHREALAHLLYGIEEGEGFIEVIGQVGTGKTTLCRTLLDRIGSDAEIAYIFNPSPSEVELLSAINREFGLPTAARTRTDLLDALNHFLLEKNAAGRRVLLVIDEAQNLDPAVLEQVRLLSNLETDRAKLLQIVLIGQPELEENLSRSDLRQLRQRITVRWSLKPLSRPEVIEYLEHRLRVAGLADPRLFTAGGLRALTRASRGIPRLINALADRALLAGYTEGRREIDAKLVRKAARELPATELGGWRDATGLRRGLALGLVAAGLAIGLLITAFLPRTRAAAPPAPAAPPVAPASVSLAPVPLAPPLPSRIDGLSTNASAADALEALLGAWGYRQPVGGELDPNLFPDAVRSIAPLLVLSTHGTPEMLSALDLPAILELEPRAGERRYVAVIGMDDAGRAHLGMANDELELDRSELQRLWTGRVFYLWTNFESLPSLSPGMKGPAVRWLQARLTELHYLKSGDATGEYDELTQKAVKAFQTATSLTPSGEVGPETMIALYQALDYTTPRLYAAREDS; encoded by the coding sequence ATGTACACGGGGTTCTACGGATTGCGCGAGAAGCCGTTCTCGCTCGCGCCCGATCCCCGATACCTGTTCCTGTCGGCTTCGCACCGCGAGGCGCTCGCCCACCTGCTGTACGGGATCGAAGAGGGCGAGGGCTTCATCGAGGTCATCGGCCAGGTCGGCACGGGCAAGACCACCCTGTGCCGCACGCTGCTCGACCGGATCGGGAGCGACGCCGAGATCGCGTACATCTTCAACCCGAGCCCGAGCGAGGTCGAGCTGCTGTCGGCCATCAACCGCGAGTTCGGGCTGCCCACCGCGGCGCGCACGCGCACCGACCTGCTCGACGCGTTGAATCACTTCCTCCTGGAGAAGAACGCCGCGGGCCGGCGCGTCCTCTTGGTGATCGACGAAGCGCAGAACCTCGACCCGGCGGTGCTCGAGCAGGTGCGGTTGTTGTCGAACCTGGAGACCGACCGCGCGAAGCTCTTGCAGATCGTGCTGATCGGTCAGCCGGAGCTCGAAGAGAACCTGTCGCGCTCCGACCTGCGCCAGCTGCGGCAGCGCATCACCGTGCGCTGGTCGCTGAAGCCCCTGTCACGGCCCGAAGTCATCGAGTATCTCGAGCACCGGCTGCGCGTCGCGGGGCTCGCGGACCCGCGGCTCTTCACGGCCGGCGGACTGCGCGCACTCACCCGCGCCTCGCGCGGCATTCCGCGGCTGATCAACGCGCTCGCCGACCGCGCGCTGCTCGCGGGCTACACCGAAGGCCGGCGCGAGATCGACGCCAAGCTGGTGCGCAAGGCGGCGCGCGAGCTGCCGGCCACCGAGCTCGGGGGCTGGCGCGACGCGACCGGGCTGCGGCGCGGTCTGGCGCTGGGGCTGGTCGCTGCCGGGCTGGCGATCGGGCTCCTGATCACCGCGTTCCTGCCGCGCACGCGCGCGGCGGCCCCGCCCGCTCCGGCGGCGCCGCCCGTCGCGCCCGCCAGTGTCTCGCTCGCTCCGGTGCCGCTGGCGCCGCCCCTGCCGTCGCGCATCGACGGTCTCTCGACCAACGCGAGCGCGGCCGACGCGCTCGAAGCGCTGCTCGGCGCCTGGGGCTACCGGCAGCCGGTCGGCGGCGAGCTCGACCCGAACCTGTTCCCCGACGCCGTGCGCTCGATCGCGCCCCTGCTCGTGCTCTCGACTCACGGCACGCCCGAAATGCTCTCCGCGCTCGACCTGCCCGCGATCCTCGAGCTCGAGCCGCGCGCCGGCGAGCGCCGCTACGTGGCCGTGATCGGCATGGACGACGCCGGCCGCGCGCACCTGGGCATGGCGAACGACGAGCTCGAGCTCGACCGCAGCGAGCTGCAGCGGCTGTGGACCGGCCGGGTGTTCTACTTGTGGACCAACTTCGAGTCACTGCCCTCGCTCTCGCCCGGCATGAAGGGACCGGCGGTGCGCTGGCTGCAGGCGCGACTCACCGAGCTCCACTATCTCAAGTCGGGCGATGCGACGGGTGAGTACGACGAGCTCACGCAGAAGGCCGTGAAGGCGTTCCAGACCGCCACCTCGCTCACGCCCTCCGGTGAGGTCGGCCCCGAGACGATGATCGCGCTGTACCAGGCGCTCGACTACACCACGCCGCGGCTGTACGCCGCGAGAGAGGACTCGTGA
- a CDS encoding TRAM domain-containing protein: MTLDVGAELELAIERLAAGGDGVARADGLAVFVPRSAPGDRVRARITHVAPRFARAEIESVLAPGPGRRDPPCPYYARCGGCSWLHLTEAEQLDARAAIAREALLRIGRRADLPVIERIPAPRALGYRARARVAWSEGRVGFRARASHEVVDVETCAVLDPDTQAALAELRAERPRGAGEREIRGLAGGDAELDVEPGAFFQANRALWARWLECVLELCGSGERAVELYCGAGFYTRRLTRQFARVVAVERSPEAARSAARNSTAELVAEAAERWAPSHLAAARPELVLLNPPRTGCHASVAEAIGASSARRVVYVSCDPSTLARDLVRIGERFRIARLVLLDALPQTHHVELVAALQAD, translated from the coding sequence TTGACGCTGGACGTCGGCGCCGAGCTCGAGCTCGCGATCGAGCGCCTGGCCGCTGGCGGCGACGGCGTCGCGCGCGCCGACGGGCTCGCCGTGTTCGTGCCGCGCTCCGCGCCCGGCGATCGCGTGCGCGCGCGCATCACGCACGTGGCGCCGCGCTTTGCGCGTGCCGAGATCGAGTCGGTGCTGGCGCCCGGCCCGGGGCGACGCGATCCGCCCTGCCCGTACTACGCGCGCTGCGGCGGCTGCTCGTGGCTGCACCTGACCGAGGCGGAGCAGCTCGACGCGCGTGCGGCGATCGCGCGCGAGGCGCTGCTGCGCATCGGCCGGCGCGCCGATCTGCCCGTGATCGAGCGCATTCCGGCGCCGCGGGCGCTGGGCTACCGCGCACGGGCGCGGGTCGCCTGGTCGGAGGGCCGGGTCGGGTTCCGCGCGCGCGCCTCGCACGAGGTGGTCGACGTCGAGACCTGCGCCGTGCTCGACCCCGACACCCAGGCGGCCCTCGCCGAGCTGCGCGCCGAGCGCCCGCGCGGCGCGGGCGAGCGCGAGATCCGCGGCCTGGCGGGCGGCGATGCCGAGCTCGACGTCGAGCCTGGCGCCTTCTTCCAGGCCAACCGCGCGCTCTGGGCGCGCTGGCTCGAGTGCGTGCTCGAGCTGTGTGGCTCGGGCGAACGCGCGGTCGAGCTCTACTGCGGAGCCGGCTTCTACACCCGGCGACTCACTCGCCAATTCGCGCGCGTGGTCGCGGTCGAGCGCTCGCCCGAAGCCGCGCGCAGCGCCGCGCGCAACAGCACGGCCGAGCTCGTGGCCGAAGCCGCGGAGCGCTGGGCGCCGAGTCACTTGGCGGCGGCGCGGCCCGAGCTCGTGCTGCTCAACCCGCCGCGCACCGGCTGTCACGCGTCGGTCGCGGAGGCGATCGGAGCTTCGAGTGCACGGCGCGTGGTGTACGTCTCGTGCGATCCCTCGACGCTGGCGCGCGATCTCGTGCGCATCGGGGAACGCTTTCGCATCGCGCGGCTCGTGCTGCTCGACGCGCTGCCGCAGACTCACCACGTGGAGCTCGTGGCCGCGCTGCAAGCAGATTGA